TTGGCTcaccggaggcggagaatcacggaggccccggagaataccggctcaggcccactaataatatgcaaagggtgtttactgtacatgcgttccagaccacattgacgctgctgtcgaagtgacggagaattgtgatttgatgtcaaatcagcgcccgcctcgattttggcgtcagaaccaatCACATTTCCCACTTTCGACATCaaccaacagagaatcctggcccacatTTGCACCATTTAGAGTAGGTAGATGGTTGACAGACAAAAAACTTTACTAAGAGTGGAAATATACACGGTGCCCCACTTGATATTTTGTGTGCTTTGTTATGATCCTAGCTGATGTTGCTACGGGACAAGTCAAATCCCAGGGTGGAAAATGGCCTGATCTATTAGGGTCCTTCCTATTaagtcccttatttcccctttatgttttttgctgttatcatttcgaTCTATACATGCTTAATGGACAAGTATCTTTAAGTCAAACAGCTTCAAAATGTTGCAACACTGTTATTTTTTCGAGCAAcaaaactcagactttgtggcacctgagAAATGGcacgggacttggtttgattggttcgctggtggccaatgaatttgcCATAAGGCAGTATTCTGCCCGGTAAAAAGTGGTGATTGAATCCTACCTCAGTGGAATGTTTTCCAGaaacctaaggaaagcagagtggAGACCTGGACACTCAAGGAAGAAGGAGCTGTGAGTGCCTgctcttctctctcttctctctctctccctcgattgattgattgatatttattgtcacatgtaccgaagtacagtgaaaagtatttttctgcggcctaaTGAgcatacacagtatgtacatagtagacaaaagaataatcaacagtgtacattgacaaatggtacatcaacaaatagtgattgattacagtgcggaacaagggtcaaacaagagcagcatagggtgtcatgaatatgttcttacagggaacagatcagtcgaaggaagagtcgttgaggagtctggtagctgtggggaagaagctgttactatgtctggatgtgccggtcttcagacttctgtatcttctgcctggtggaagggtctggaagagggcaaagcctgggtgtgaggggtctctgacaatgctatctgccttcctgaggcagcgggaggtggatacagaatcaatgtgggggtggcaagcttgtgtgatgcgttgggctgagttcaccacactctgcagtttcttgcgatcttgggccgaacagttgccataccaggctgtgatgcagccggataggatgctctctatcgcacatctgtagaagtttgtgagggtcgatgcagacgtgccaaatttctttagcttctgtaggaagtagagacgttgttgggctttcctgactgttgcatcaacgtgagtggaccaggacagaatattggtgatggtgacccccaggaatgtaaagctatcgaccatctccacttctgagCCATTGATGTGGGCGGGGGCAGGGTGTCAtactacgtttcctgaagtcgatgaccagttccttggtgtttctgacatttagagagaggttgttttcggtacaccatgcaaccaagtgatctacctcccttctgtagtctgaatcAATGTTGTTTGaggtacgacccaccacagtcgtatcgtctgcaaacttatagattgaattggagttgaatcttgccgcacagtcatgtgtgtatagggagtacagtaggggctgagcacacatccttgcagggccctggtgttaaggactattgtggaggaggtgctgttacctatcctgacagattgcggtctgttggtgaggatgtgaaggatccagctgcacaaggAGGGGTCAcgaccaaggttgcagagtttggttattagtcttgtcgggatgatggtgttgaaggcgtaGCTGtaatctatgaacagcagtctgaccttGTTGTCgagatagaacaagaacaaagaaatgtacagctcaggaacaggcccttcggccctccaagcccgtgccgaccatgctgcccgagtaaactacaatcttctacactttctgggtccgtatccctctattcccatcctattcatgtatttgtcaagatgccccttaaatgtcactaccgtccctgcttccaccacctcctccggtagcgagttccaggcacccactaccctctgcgtaaaaaacttgcctcgtacatctactctaaaccttgcccctctcaccttaaacctatgccccctagtaattgacccctctaccctggagaaaagcctctgactatccactctgtctatgcccctcataattttgtagacctctatcaggtctcccctcaacctccttcgttccagtgagaacaaaccgagtttattcaaccgctcctcatagctaatgcccttcataccaggcaacattctggtaaatctcttctgcaccctctctaaagcctccacatccttctggtagtgtggcgaccagaattgaacactatactccaagtgtggcctaactaagattctatacagctgcaacatgacttgccaattcttatactcaatgccccggccaatgaaggcaagcatgccgtatgccttcttgactatcttctccacctgtgttgcccctttcaatgacctgtggacctgtactcctagatctctttgactttcaatactcttgagggttctaccattcactgtatattccctacctgcattagaccttccaaaatgcattacctcccatttgtccggattaaactccatctgccatctctccgcccaagtctccaaacaatctaaatcctgctgtatcctctgacagtcctcatcgctatccgcaattccaccaacctttgtgtcgtcttgagtattgattgtagggccagagagatagcatttgCTATGGATTGGTTGCCacggtaggcgaactgcaatgaatcgagaccatctgggaggctggcgttggtcCGTCTCATGACCAGCCACTCGAAGCATCTCATGATAACAgaggtcagggccaccggtcggtagtcattgaggcacgctaccttgttgtTCTTTGCTACTGGtagtatggtggtcttcttgaagcaggtgaggacctcggagcggagaagtgaggtgttgaagatatctacgaatacactcgccagctgttcAGCGCAGgcgctgagtgctcgcccagggattccgtcggggcccgtcgctttccgcaggtttactttcaagaaggcagctcttacctccgaggctgtaatagtggataTGGGTGTGTCCAACGACTCCCCCTTGCACttatctattccctgtaagaacactattcacgacgccctatgctgctcttgctcatgtatttgctttgtttggccccttgttccacactgtaaccaatcactgtttgtcgatgtaccatttgttaatgttctctgttgattattctctttgtctactatgtacgtactgtgtacattccctcggccgcagaaaaatacttttcactgtacttcggtatgtgacaataaatcaaatcaatcaatcagggctgttggggcaggtggcactgatgtattggctgactgttcgaAGCGGGCAtaaaacttgttcagttcatcggagaGGGATGCTCCAATCCCAGAGATTTCGCTTGGCCTTGCTTTGTAGTGATTTCATGTATGCCCTGCCAGAGATGTCGtgggtttgtgtgtctctctctctccagaaatgctgtgagctgctgtatttctgaacagATTGTTACAGCCTCTTGCAGTAAGCCTATTTCCATTCACTGCAGGTGCAAACATTTCCCAGAGCATGCCTGTTTTGAAGGAAAATATACATAGTAGCATGGCATCAGATATTCAGGATGAAGACAGCAATGACTGTGAAGTGACACCAAGCAAACGGTTAAttaacccacatccttttaaaGGCCCACAGTGTCTCTTCAAGCAAGGTAAAGGAAGAAAATAGCAAACGAGATTAAATAATCAGTGATCAATTCCTTTTGAAAATGAGGAGGAAAGTGGATGAAGAACCGTGCAGTGTTTCTGCAACCAGATCTGTTCAGAAAAAACAAAGTTCTTGGAACCAACAATGTGTTGCCCTCCGATTCTATAAGTAAAGAAGAAGATTTGAAATCTGGAAAGCATAAATTGTTTCAGTCTGTATTACTAAATGGAGAATAGAGCTGTGATTATAAAGTCTCTGATGAGAAGGtaaaagctgtaaaacaaagaatggtgcATATAAAGCTAACCAACTTTGCGAAGATTAAACCCTCAGCTTTACTGTAGCTGAAAGTAACAATATGAAGGAAAAGAGAAAATGTAAAGCTGGAATGGTTGAAGACtgtttattgattaaaaatgaaccaggtatctccctcagcattgacaatactgTTTGTAGTTTGGCTGCAGAAGATCCTCAAAATTTTGGTAAACATTCATTGGACGATCAGAAAAGATTGGCCACAAAacacgagagacagaaagaggcaggaaTGCAGAAGAAACTCTATAATTTGGACAATCAGAAACCTGCCCAAGGGAAGCAcgttttctttgattttgaagaagATTGTGAAAACAAGGCACTGTTTGAAGATATCAGAGGGAGTCCTAAAACCAAAGATGCAAACCTATCAGCCGAAGGAGAAcagagaaagggcagcacggtggtgcagtggttagcattgctgcctcacggcgccgaggccccaggttcgatcccggctctgggtcactgtccgtgtggagtttgtacattctccccgtgtttgcatggatttcgccccacaacccaaagatgtgcagggtagatggattggccacgcacaattgcccttttattggaaaaatgatttgggtactccaaaataattttttttaaagtacagcgAAACGATATAATGAAGATACTTGAAAAATATGGACAGAGTTGTAGGGAAACACAAGGGTGCATTCTGTTAACTAGTCATGAAGTAGACATGAGAAACTCTGAATCAATAAAGTCATATCCGTCTCAACTAAAACCatggagactggctcagttagaggctGAAATACAGCGCATGTTGGGTGTGTTGTGGAAACAAGCGAAAACTCTGATGTTGACAGAGCACCAAGTAGAGTTTGGGCGTTTGAAGGCCATGTTAGTGAGCGAGCTGGTGCTGGCCACCCTGGACTGTTCAGACTATTTAAAATGGCCACAAATGCCAGTGACCTGGGGGTAGGGGCAGTGCTACTAGCGCTTCAGCATTTTGAAGTATATGTcctacatgacaataaacaaagcttatATCGGCCATAACCCGCTTGCGGTTATAGAAAATTTTAAAAAACCCGGAATGCAGGATTATTctattggagtttattattacaacagttcaatgttaaaattgtacacattcccagaaAGGATAATGTGATTGCGGATGCTTTGTCACACATTTAAGGACTGACCCGTTACCAATGTAGAGACTTGGGAAGAGAACTTACATAACGGGGATGGATggatatgtgtttgtgatttatgtcttgcatacctgAAAATGAAACATCTGTGCCCTGACATTTCATTTCTTTTAAGGAGGAAGGTTTGTAAGAGTcctttacagaatcacagaataatagagcatcaaagaggccctttggcccatcgagtctgcactgacgcatgaaaaacatctgatctgcctacctaatcccatttgccagtacttgacccatagccttggtcttccctgttgattcctttatttcccctttctttattttttatgCGGTTATCATTTTTATCCATGGATtcctaatggacatgtatcttaagttaagcagcagagagaatgaggaattcaaaaagttgcaacatagtatatggtgctagttttcgaacaacagaactcagactttgtggcacccgagagatgggatgggacttggtttgattggttggctggtggtcaatgagtTGGCCAAAAGGCAGTATTCTGCCCAGTAAAAGGTGGTGATTGGACCCTGCCTGAGTGCGATGCTTTCTAGAGACCTAAAGAAAGCCGAGTGGAGACCTGGACGCTCAAGGAAGAAGGAGCTGTGAGTGCCTGCTCTCTCTTTTCTCTTTTTCTCCctccagaaatgctgtgagctgttgtatttctgaacctacagagaacccgAGTGAACAAATCTACAGTGGCaatcattacagactggaaacagaaatctCGAACTGAAAACCTTGTAGGAAGGTGTGCTAGAAAAAAAATCTGAAACAAAAGTGTTTCTGTGTTTGAAAGCATCTGAAACAaactttacttattattttcacctccCTCTTCCCCTATGTGGTTGTTTATCTTGTGTATGTGTAAGTGTCTGTAGAGAATGGGGGACAAGTTAAAGTGTGGGCGGGGGTTTAGGAATTAGTTCAttgttaaccaattgtatttgctgcatatttcattatagttcttataaataaaaagtaattgtgtttaaatttacaaacctggtgactgtaattattggacagctaagggccaaagacgttgggtatttttctaagaattattggtttattcaattgtgttgcaactctgggtcaaggcGCCTAGAATTGACCGCACCCTGGGGCAGGGGGTCGTAATACATCctaacttttattttattttttgtttagaaacATGGAGGGCAGTTTCTAAAAAGAATCACAGGAGTCAGCTGATGAACTGTTAACAAAAGAAtaatacatttattaaacaaggAAAAGTTAACTATATTACATGGCACATTCAGCCCAATAatcttaaaaaatatatacaaattTGAAAGGATAACAAAAGTTATAAAGTCTAACTTATACTCTAATGTTCACAGTATGTACACAGTCTATGTGAACCCATAGACGGACCAGTGATGAGACACACCATACTCCAAACCTAAGTGACAGATGCCACCTCAAACTCTCATCAATTCCCCCTAGATGCTTGTCACATTGCCAGCCAACCAGTCTCACTGAACTCCATCTTTCTCCCAAGGGTTTCCAATCTCAGCACCTAAAGAACTCactttggaatcttctcccaaatgACACTTTTTCTGTTGATCACCTTCaaaaaggatccacctccagggttttgaCTTCTCTTTCCaatattcccgtatcagcctccccgaacaggcaccggaatgtggcgactaggggcttttcacagtaacttcatttgaagtctacttgtgacaataaacaattttcattttcatctccCCACATGTATTCAAGCTTCACCTTTCGTTCTCTGTCTCAGATACTCATCCATGGTAATAGAACACGTCTGCTTCACAGGTCTGTGGTAAAGAGTTACAGATCTGTGGCTGTCTCCTTGGATCCCTGGCCTCTCGTATTCTACTTTGCTTTAAGTCTGCTTCCTGCAGCTTTCTCTCTTTAATTTGGAGCCTTCTTCTCTGCTCCTTTAGCTTCACTGAACAGGACCTATTTTCGGATTCCTGTTCTTTTCCTTTGACTAGAAGATCCCCTTCTTCTGTTCTTTTGAGAAATGCTTTCTGCAATTTTCTCTCCTGTCCGACTTCTCCTGGAACCCACTTCCAACTGAACTAAAGCTACTTTGCTGTttctccatgtctgtgtgtgtaCCTTATTGCTCAACAACAGCCCAGTTTTTTCTACTTTATGAGTTCCAAAACCTTATTAAAAATGCAGGTATACAAAGAAAGCTTCAGACTTACAGGCAGCTTTTCAAAAGTGAAAGCAAAACTCAAGATCCCCCTTAACACAATAGGAAAATTTTAATGAAACTTAAAGCTTAAACTTAAAATTATCTCTCGTTCCTAACAAGTTTCAGCATCAAACCATGAGATGCTATTAGTGCACAGAGTGTCATCAGATTGTAGAAAAAATGTGGACTATCCAATTCCATGGATGGAGAGGAAGGTGATTTGTTATGGAGGGATGATTCTGAAAGCGTAAGTGCCAAATCTGATTCAGAGTGGGATCCTTCCACTGATACCATAGCCAAAGTGACTCAGAGTGAATTAGATGAACTCTGCATTGGATGCTGAAGGAAATGAACTTGACTTATGAAATGCTTAATTGTGTTTAAAGGTATATTtgtataattaattaattaaataaacgGTGCCGCGTTAATATGAATTACTGTGGGGGGGGTTCACATTTCTAAATGACGGCCACCCACAACGGTGGTTCGCATTTTATGTTTGACATATAAATTGACCCGTTTTTGGAAAGATTTTTGGAGGCTTCAAAAGTCAACTTAATACAATGCAATCCATGGCATTTTTATGAATTTATGGCCAAAATGTCATGCCCAAAGTTTGGGTACACGCACAACCCAGAAGTGTGTGAAATTGTACGAGAAGATGTTGGGTGTACATCCCAAAGCCATCATGCGCTCGTGCAATATTTTGGTTGTCAGGTATGCACAAGAGTCGGAAGTGCTTCCACTGACAATCAAAAAGCCTATTTAAATGAATTAAACAACAATTGGCTGGAATTTTATGTTGCCTATCTCCCTTTATGGTTGCTGGGCAGGCCAATTGGCAAGGCAGCCATTATGTTTAAGCCTCAACCTTGATTGGGGTGAAAAGTCAGGGCTCAAATAACATTAACCAGTATGTCTGGGAACTGAGATTTGTGTATGATTGTGCAGCTTAGACACTCGTGGCATAGTTTTTCCATTGATATTTATATTTCATGGGTCAGAAGATCCCTGACACAGCAGCATAGTGGCTGGCCCGTTAAGGAAGCACACTGGAAGCCCCAGCCTGCACCCTCCCTTTTCTCAGTGCCCGCCCTCTTCTCATCCTCCCCAACAGCGTTTCACAGAACAAGTTTCACCCTGGCTGCTGGCTGATTGACCAGACAGTGTGAAGTTACGCTTTAGGGTCAACCGTGGCCTGGAGCGTTTTGTGCCCAACTCCGAGTCTACTAAGTGCGCACCACGAATGGCAAAAATATTCAGGCCGTGTAACACATTTCAAATTTTGGATGAAACAAAGTGAATGTCAAATTATCTCAATTAAGTTTAGATATTTGACCAGATTCTTATGAACCATGAATTTTATCCTTTCTATTATTTACAGTCTGAGACACTTTTGTTTGCACTGATACCATTTCAATTATATTTTAACAGCCCAAGCTGTTTTTTTATGAACATCGACACCAATTTCTGTGGACGCATTTGGTACTCAAGCAGAACTTCATGAGGAGTTGTGATTTGGTCACCATCAAATCGATTTAATAAAGCCACACAGACGACAGCAGCTGAGAGGGAAAAAATACATTTGATAATTTTCTCacatttaaaatattttaattttaTGTAATTTCCCAAATAATTAGAACTTGAATAACTTAATACTAGTTGTTTTGTATTGTAGATAAAATATTTAAATGCTTACAGATTTTTGCTCTTTTGTATTGGATGTTATTAAACTATCTGAATTCAAAGTGCACTTAAACCTTGAGCACAGATGTCAACAGCCTTTGGCGTTGCCTGTTCAGCACCACATGGGCAGAACCTGAGAGTACAGAGACATTGCTTGATCCTAGCAGCTTTTATTGGAAAAGTACTAAAAAGTTATTTTCCCCAGCCAACAAAGCCATAGTAACCTGGTGAGTGCAAAAGGAACCTTCAAATGATTTGATACATGCATCTGAAGCAAGCAGTCTTCACTGCCACTTCCTCAGTTGTTTCAGTATTTAGGGTGAAAGGTTTTTAACCAGAATTCCAGTTCTTTAATTTGCCACTAGGCCACGCATGCCATGCCTATGATAAACACATTCCCTGTGCATGCCTGATTTCTGCAGACAATGGGAGACAGGTATGATAATTAGCTGATCATACAAAACAAAGAGTGGTAtccactcctgtcagcatcaagaTCTGCCACATAGGGTTAACATCGTAAAATTTGAGCTTCAAAAAAAATTGGAAAGATAGGAAAACTGTCCAAAAATCACTTTCCAGAAACAAAACTTTAACAATTGCAAATAAAACCACGTGCAAAGTTCCCACTTGTTCTGTGGGCCACATCTTGCTCCGACTTCAAAGGGCCACAGAAGAAAAAGGGAGAAAACCCCATGTGTGTACCAGCTTTGATCATTTTTTGTTTTGGATGAAACCTGGCACCTTGGAGAggctgtggcatgaaataggtacAAGCTCTCGGAAACAAAATGCAATAGACCATAGAACTGGAGTTCAGTAGGAAACAGGTGCACAGCCATCATATGCAGCCCTCGGATCCCGCAACAGCTGGAGTGCCAAAGCTCTCCTGGAGCAcaacttaaaacctacctcttaatATCTACCCTTAGAGTAATGCCAAAATGCTCAAATAAAAGACTCGGTGATATTAGTTGATGAAaaacgctgggcgggattctctgcgccGAAATTGTGCTCGGCGCGGAGAATGGGCATCAAACCTGAGATCGGGTCCGAAGCcgcacccgcgattctccggtccccggagaatcgtcaCCAATCGGGCGTGtgtggtcgacgcggcgccagtcgggcgccattgaaagaggcccccgcagcgattcatcgagtgcagctggccgagttcccaacggcatggttctctcatggttccacccggcgggaactcagtccgcggccgccctggtgggggggcgggggatcattcacggggggggcctccaggatggctaggctaccgatcaggggccaccgatccatgggcacgcacaatctgggggggggggctatcttcttggtgccggtccgcggtgtagGCCAGCCATGTCTCGCGGGACGACtgatgcaggccgccgctgtgcgcatacaCAGACcctcggccggaagtgcagggtcccgtatcggcagccggagctgtaaagagcactccggggccctgctagccccctgcaaatcggagaatcaccctggactttctccagataagtccagagtgattcttgtgcgttttttcacgggcgtggggatgtagccccattattggagaattccaCCCTCTAACATTTGCAAAAGACAAATTGCTTGAAATTTAGGTGTGTAAGGTTTCTTTCTGCCTCTTATCCAATGAATGTTTTCATATTTCATTTGCTGGTATTTGGAACCACACTTTTTCTACTTCGATTGGCCACAATAATAATTTTCACAGGCAAGTTTGTGTCTGCGATCAATGTGAGAAATTCGATAAGAATAAAAGAAGCACGTTTTGTTCTTAAGTCAGTCAATTTAATGCCTTGATTTAGTAGTATTTTGGGGAGAACTGTTTGATATCCAATCGAGAAGAAAGGAAGAGCCAGAATGTATAAAAATAATTTAACTTATCAAAACCTTATAGGGCTTCAGGAATTTAACTAACTAGGATCAGATTTTTCCAATTTCTCAAGGTAATGAATTAGAATTTGACAGCTAATCTTACGCTTATAAATTTTGAAGCATGCTTGCCTTTTAGATCACAGCTATGACACATAGCAGCAAAGACGGTACACTCCATTTCTATGTTTCTGACACCAGCTTTATATGCCTTTTTCAAAtactccagtttctcttcatttgaAAATGAGCATAAAGCACCATCTAAACGTCCTTGCCCTGCAACAAAGAACAATATGATTTTGTCAAGTGTTATGAATTAATTTGTGAACGAGTGAGCAATGAATTCTTTAAAAATTTAATTAAATGATTATGTTGTCCATGGGATCAAGACTGGGTTACATACTTAGCTGCTGTGCTATCACCAAAAATAACATACTACATTGTTCATGGAGGTTTAAAGTGTTTTATTGCTCTATTTTTCAGGAAAAATGGTTGCTTGTTTAGGCTAGGTTTGTAGAGTACGTCTTGTGGTCTAAACAAAAATTACCTTCATAGAAATCGTTGGTGCACATTGTGTTTCCAATGATAGTCGGACAATCAGCAATCTCATTGCCGCAGTTCAATAATGCTTGCGCTAGATCCTTGTCCAGTTCAGTGCTTCGACTAATTATTTTTCCCAGAACCACTTGTTCAAATTGAGGTTGGAAAAATGAATCTACTGCTGTACCTGTAATAACCACAGTCCCAGGTTCCAAACCTGCAGAATAAGCATCAGTTCAATAATAATATGCCAATTAAGACACTTAATACAGTATTTTAAGGTGTCACACATGATCACTTTTTCAGATTAAATATTCCAGATGAAGCTCTCAGCATAAAACCTTGAAATAAGGGCACAGCTTGATATTGGTTCTGTGACCACACTCCAGTCTAGTGAGTCATCATGCCTAGAGCTTTACCCTGCAAAATATACCCTTTTCTGTTTATCAAGGTAAAATTCAAACCTACCTTTGTCTTTTTTAAAGTCTTGCATATGCATGCAATTTACACTGCAGTTGTCACCATTTTTACATTGCACTTTTATGTCAATTTTAATACTGAAATTCTTTAtctaaatatttattttaaaatttgtgTGGATAGTTGTTTATCATTGTTGACGAAGAAATTGAATCATTCAGAATACTCAAAAAAAATCCTTTTCTTCTCATTAACTAAAATTTATAATGTTCAAAGTAAGATTTTAAATGAATCTTAAAAACATATATCACAGGATAATTACATttaccaattaaatattttttaatttttatttattcAATGTATTTTTGGGTTTCCTCTCAAACGTTTAGGCTTTAACTGTATATTTTCAACATAACATTTATGCAGCGCTTTCAATCATCTATGCACATGGAGCATTTGTTGTTTGCAGAAGTTCTCACATTTAACCTGTGTGCTAATAGGAGATGAAGGGAAAAATACGTGTTTCCTTAAAGCAAAGATCTGAGTTATTTTAAGTTTAATTTCAAATTTTGCATTTGTATCTATTACAAATTTCCACAACCAGAACTAAGAAGCCATTCACTGTATGATCAGTAATGACCATTATTGTGGTGTCTTTCAAAATGTGAAATATTGGTTGCAGATAATGGGTTTCTGTTTAATGTTGTTGAAAATTCATTGAAACATAGCTCTCCTTTGCACTATTTTGAATGCATCATTTTCTTAAAACCTAGAAATTGTGTAAACAATGAACTTCTGGGATAATTTCTATTAGTTTATGGATATTTGTGTTTTTAAAGACTGCAAAAGTTGGCGCAGATTTGGTCTTCACAAATGGAGACTAGGCATGATGGCCATACCGGGTGGGGGAATCAGAGGTCATTGGTGCCCCCCAGGTGATTGGGGACAGCGGCACTGTCCttcgcaccctggcagtgccaatgtggcaccctggcagtgccaggtaggcactgccaggatgccagaggCAGTGCCTATGTgataggttgacactgccaagggcaGGGCCTGAGCGGGGTCATACCCATGAAAAGGGGGCATATGAAGTGGGTCATAAAGGCAGGGGGGCTGAAAGGGGGGCCCTCAGTGGCGGCATAGCGGGGTATGCTCACTTGGGGGGGGAAATGCCCCGATGCCTACAAGGATGGCTTGGTATGGGGAAGGGTCACCCGCATGAATGGGTGATGGTGGGGGGCTCATGCCAACGTTTAGTGATGGGGGTCGAGGgtgggggtgttgcccatgtctcCGGGGGATTGttttgtccatgggtgggggtgtcG
This genomic window from Scyliorhinus torazame isolate Kashiwa2021f chromosome 2, sScyTor2.1, whole genome shotgun sequence contains:
- the LOC140390080 gene encoding uridine phosphorylase 2-like isoform X2, which translates into the protein MKAFAQFIHMELGLNGSDSNIMDICAGTDRYNMYKAGPVLSISHGMGVPSMSIMLHELIKLLHHAKCCDVTIIRLGTSGGIGLEPGTVVITGTAVDSFFQPQFEQVVLGKIISRSTELDKDLAQALLNCGNEIADCPTIIGNTMCTNDFYEGQGRLDGALCSFSNEEKLEYLKKAYKAGVRNIEMECTVFAAMCHSCDLKAAVVCVALLNRFDGDQITTPHEVLLEYQMRPQKLVSMFIKKQLGLLKYN
- the LOC140390080 gene encoding uridine phosphorylase 2-like isoform X1, coding for MAPILTNSAEAIVSGQRDDLENGIVRVKNPHLASMTEDFLYHFDLGTKTHNLQAMFGDVKFVCVGGSANRMKAFAQFIHMELGLNGSDSNIMDICAGTDRYNMYKAGPVLSISHGMGVPSMSIMLHELIKLLHHAKCCDVTIIRLGTSGGIGLEPGTVVITGTAVDSFFQPQFEQVVLGKIISRSTELDKDLAQALLNCGNEIADCPTIIGNTMCTNDFYEGQGRLDGALCSFSNEEKLEYLKKAYKAGVRNIEMECTVFAAMCHSCDLKAAVVCVALLNRFDGDQITTPHEVLLEYQMRPQKLVSMFIKKQLGLLKYN